In Phocoena sinus isolate mPhoSin1 chromosome 10, mPhoSin1.pri, whole genome shotgun sequence, a single genomic region encodes these proteins:
- the REP15 gene encoding LOW QUALITY PROTEIN: rab15 effector protein (The sequence of the model RefSeq protein was modified relative to this genomic sequence to represent the inferred CDS: deleted 1 base in 1 codon), producing the protein MIANGGKTGQKPSQQLALKDGKEVLGICEVVSGAIVRAAQKLKEYLGFEDTLTNLCPAPNTLNEIFLIHFVTFCHEKGIDNWLTTTKMTKHQALLFGADWIWTFWASDKQIRLQLAVQTPLQMSFLPPVESEPCDPSNPEPRGEGSFSNRSRFDKLEEFCNLIGEDCLGLFIIFGVPGKPKDIRHTVVLDSIKRETVRGHLPGGTAVARFILETEDCVSIRELLGNCLSKKDGLREVGKVYISIL; encoded by the exons ATGATAGCCAATGGTG GGAAAACGGGGCAAAAACCATCGCAGCAGTTGGCTCTAAAGGACGGCAAAGAGGTTCTCGGCATCTGTGAGGTGGTCAGTGGAGCTATAGTCCGTGCAGCTCAGAAACTGAAGGAGTATCTTGGATTTGAAGACACGCTGACTAATCTATGCCCAGCTCCAAACACTCTCAATGAGATCTTCTTAATCCACTTCGTCACTTTCTGCCATGAAAAAGGCATTGACAACTGGCTTACTACCACCAAGATGACCAAACACCAAGCCTTACTGTTTGGGGCGGACTGGATTTGGACATTTTGGGCATCCGATAAGCAAATAAGGCTCCAGCTGGCAGTACAGACTCCCCTACAGATGTCTTTTCTTCCTCCCGTGGAATCTGAGCCTTGTGACCCCTCCAATCCAGAACCCAGGGGC GAGGGGTCTTTCAGCAATAGAAGTAGGTTTGATAAGCTGGAAGAATTCTGTAACTTGATAGGAGAGGATTGTCTGGGCCTGTTTATCATCTTTGGTGTGCCGGGAAAGCCTAAAGACATCAGACATACTGTTGTCCTGGACAGTATCAAACGTGAGACAGTGAGGGGCCATCTGCCGGGAGGGACGGCCGTGGCACGATTCATCCTGGAAACTGAAGACTGTGTCTCCATCAGGGAACTGCTTGGAAACTGTCTGAGTAAGAAAGACGGGCTGAGAGAGGTGGGCAAGGTTTATATTAGCATCCTCTGA